The Sphingopyxis fribergensis DNA segment CTTCATGCAACGCATCGAAGAATGACAGCATCTCGGGCGGCGCGTCGCTCGACGCGGCGGAAAAAGCCAGCGAGACCCTGCTCAAGACCGGCGGCAACGGCGACGATTGGGCCGGCATCGGCTACAGCTATGACGAACAGCGGTTCAGCCCGCTCACCGACATCAACGACCAGAATGTCGGCCAGCTCGGTATCGCCTGGACGGCCGACCTCGACGATGCGCGCGGTCAGGAGGCGACGCCGGTGGTCGTCGACGGCGTGATGTATGTGACGCACGCCTGGTCGAAGGTCAGCGCCTGGGACGCCGCGACCGGCAAGTCCTTGTGGAAATTCGACCCCAAGGTTCCCGGCGAACGTGCCGTCAGCGCCTGCTGCGACGTCGTCAACCGGGGCGTTGCTGTTTGGGGCGATAAGGTCTTCGTCGGCGCACTCGACGGCCGCCTGATCGCGCTCGACAAAAGGACCGGCCAGGAGATCTGGGCGACGCAAACCTTTGACACATCGAAACCCTATACCATCACCGGCGCGCCGCGCGTCGTGAAGGACATGGTGCTGATCGGCAACGGCGGCGCCGAATTCGGGGTGCGCGGCTATGTTACCGCTTACGACGCCGACACCGGCAAGAAGCGCTGGCGCTTCTACACCGCGCCCAATCCGACCAAGGCGAAGGATGGCGCGGCCTCCGACGACATCTTCGCATCGAAAGCCAACGCCACCTGGTCCGACCAGGGCGAGTGGCAGACCTCGGGCGGCGGCGGCACCGTGTGGGACGCGATCGTCTACGACAAGGATCTCGACCAGATCTATCTCGGCGTCGGCAACGGCAATCCGTGGAACCACGGCACGCGCTCGAACGGCGAAGGCGACAACTGGTTCCTCTCTTCAGTCGTCGCGCTCGACGCCATGACGGGCAAGTACAAGTGGCACTATCAGGAGACGCCGGGCGAGACGTGGGACTATACCGCGACCCAGCCGATCATCCTCGCCGAGCAGGCGGTGAACGGCACGCCGACCAAGGTGCTGTACCACGCGCCGAAAAACGGCTTCTTCTTCACCATCGACCGCAACAACGGCAAGCTGATCGACGCCAAGCCTTTCGTCGACGGGATCAACTGGGCCACCGGCTACGACATGGCGACGGGCCGCCCGATCGAGACGCCTGAATCGCGCTTCTACAAGACCGGCAAGCCGTTCATCGCGATCCCCGGCGCGCTCGGCGCGCATAATTGGCACCCGATGAGCTACAATCCCGCAACCGGCCTCGTCTATATTCCGGCGCAGCAGATCCCGCAGGGCTATCTCGCCGACATGACCGAACTCGACAAGCGCAAGGTCGTCGGCTTCAACATCGGCGCGTCGCTCACCGCAACGATGCTGCCCGACGACAAGGCGGCGTATCGCGCCGCGGTCGCCGCGACCACCGGCCGCCTCGTCGCCTTCGATCCGCGCACCGGCAAGGTCGCCTGGGCGGTCGACCATCCCGCGGCATGGAACGGCGGCACGATGACCACCGCGGGCAACCTCGTCTTCCAGGGCACCAGCCTCGGCCGCTTCCGCGCCTATGCCGCCGACACGGGCAAGCAGTTGCTCGACCTCGACATGCAGTCGGGGATCGTCAGCGCGCCCTCGACCTTCCGCGTCGGCGGCGTCCAGTACATCGCCTTCCAGACGAGCAAGGGCGGCGCCTTCCCGCTCGTCGCGGGTGTCGCGGGCGGCGCAACGCGCAAGATCCCGAACATCCCGCGCCTGATCGTGCTCAAGATCGGCGGCACGATGAAGCTCCCCGCCCCGCCGCCGACGACGACTCTCGCGTGGAACCCGCCGCCGATGACCGCATCGCCGGCACAGGTCGCCGCGGGCAAGGCGCATTTCGGGCGCTATTGCATCGTCTGCCACGGCGACAGCGCGATCGGCAACGGCTTCACCCCCGACCTCCGCGTCTCGGGCACGCTCGCCAATGCCGATGCGTGGAAGGGCGTGGTGATCGGCGGCGCGCTGAAAGACCGCGGCATGGTGAGCTTCGCGAACGTACTCACCCCCGCCGATGCCGAGGCGATTCGCGCCTATGTCATCGAGCGGTCGAACTGGACTAAAGCCAATCTGGCGGACTCAGCGGCGCCGATGGGGCGCTGATATCCCGATCCTCCCTGTGGCCGCAGGCCATGGGGAGGATCAATCGAGGCCTGCTGCCGCTTTTTTAGGCACCGCAACCGCCGCTTTGCTCACCCCTTAAGCACCGCCGCAAATTCGTTTCAA contains these protein-coding regions:
- a CDS encoding PQQ-dependent dehydrogenase, methanol/ethanol family, producing MAKRVWTAALLGGAALALASCNASKNDSISGGASLDAAEKASETLLKTGGNGDDWAGIGYSYDEQRFSPLTDINDQNVGQLGIAWTADLDDARGQEATPVVVDGVMYVTHAWSKVSAWDAATGKSLWKFDPKVPGERAVSACCDVVNRGVAVWGDKVFVGALDGRLIALDKRTGQEIWATQTFDTSKPYTITGAPRVVKDMVLIGNGGAEFGVRGYVTAYDADTGKKRWRFYTAPNPTKAKDGAASDDIFASKANATWSDQGEWQTSGGGGTVWDAIVYDKDLDQIYLGVGNGNPWNHGTRSNGEGDNWFLSSVVALDAMTGKYKWHYQETPGETWDYTATQPIILAEQAVNGTPTKVLYHAPKNGFFFTIDRNNGKLIDAKPFVDGINWATGYDMATGRPIETPESRFYKTGKPFIAIPGALGAHNWHPMSYNPATGLVYIPAQQIPQGYLADMTELDKRKVVGFNIGASLTATMLPDDKAAYRAAVAATTGRLVAFDPRTGKVAWAVDHPAAWNGGTMTTAGNLVFQGTSLGRFRAYAADTGKQLLDLDMQSGIVSAPSTFRVGGVQYIAFQTSKGGAFPLVAGVAGGATRKIPNIPRLIVLKIGGTMKLPAPPPTTTLAWNPPPMTASPAQVAAGKAHFGRYCIVCHGDSAIGNGFTPDLRVSGTLANADAWKGVVIGGALKDRGMVSFANVLTPADAEAIRAYVIERSNWTKANLADSAAPMGR